The genomic stretch AAAAAAGAAACAGCAGGCCCCGGCCAACGACGAAGCCAGGCAGGCCGCTGAACACTAATGACAGAAGATCAAAGGTAGCCAACGATGAAATCACAATACTCAGAGCTCAACTTCGGCCTCGGTGAAACCCTCGACATGCTCCGCGAGCAGGTCAACGGCTTTGCCGCTGCCGAAATCGCACCCCGCGCCGAGGAAATCGACCGCAATAACGAGTTCCCCATGGACCTGTGGCGGAAAATGGGCGACATGGGCCTGCTGGGTATCACCGTGAGCGAAGAATACGGCGGCTCAGCCATGGGCTACCTTGCACACGTCATCGCCATGGAAGAAATCAGCCGCGCCTCCGCCTCCGTTGGCCTCTCCTACGGTGCCCATTCCAACCTGTGCGTGAACCAGATTCACCGTAACGGCACGGAAGAACAGAAACAGAAATACCTGCCCAAGCTCGTCAGCGGCGAGCACGTTGGCGCCCTGGCCATGTCCGAGCCCAACGCCGGCTCCGACGTCATCTCCATGAAACTGACGGCCAAAGACGCCGGTGACCACTACGTCCTCAACGGCAATAAAATGTGGATCACCAACGGCCCGGATGCGAACACCTACGTCATCTACGCCAAAACCGACATCTCTGCCGGCTCTAAAGGTTTGACCGCCTTCATCGTAGAACGCGACGCCCCGGGCTTCAGCCGCCACCAGAAACTCGACAAACTCGGC from Marinobacter subterrani encodes the following:
- a CDS encoding isovaleryl-CoA dehydrogenase, whose translation is MKSQYSELNFGLGETLDMLREQVNGFAAAEIAPRAEEIDRNNEFPMDLWRKMGDMGLLGITVSEEYGGSAMGYLAHVIAMEEISRASASVGLSYGAHSNLCVNQIHRNGTEEQKQKYLPKLVSGEHVGALAMSEPNAGSDVISMKLTAKDAGDHYVLNGNKMWITNGPDANTYVIYAKTDISAGSKGLTAFIVERDAPGFSRHQKLDKLGMRGSNTCELVFEDCKVPKENVLGGVGNGAKVLMSGLDYERLVLSGGPLGIMQAAMDVVVPYIRERKQFGQAIGEFELVQGKVADMYTWMNTAKSYVYMVAMSADRGAETTRKDAAGAILYSAEMATKMALDAIQLLGGNGYINEYPTGRLLRDAKLYEIGAGTSEIRRMLIGRELYLNK